A portion of the Candidatus Woesearchaeota archaeon genome contains these proteins:
- a CDS encoding valine--tRNA ligase yields the protein MAYDFKEEEKKWQEFWKEQKIHIYHPIEGKEDYIIDTPPPTLSGRMHIGHASSYSQQDFIARYKRMSGKNVCYPFGTDDNGLPTERLVEKEKKVRSTKMDRQEFIALCNQTIQELKPSFIQDWISIGMSCDFEHSYSTIDPHCITTSQASFIDLFEKGLVFQEDSPISWCPTCQTAIAQAEFESVDKKSHFNDLIFTVGGKELVVATTRPELLPSCVAIFVHPDDERYTEFIGKHAKVPLYSFEVPILADEKADPQKGTGAVMCCTFGDQTDVEWWRKHNLPLKVSINRDGTMNDNAGKYAGLKIKDARKAIIEDLKEAGLLPLQKEIVHPVNTHERCGTDLEILKTKQWFVRVLDKKQELLDAGDRINWYPSHMKVRYKHWVENLNWDWCISRQRHFGVPFPVWYEKDTGKVIVASRDELPVDPLSSRPKHYTGTSELVPETDVMDTWATSSVTPQIITNWADKGGYDLTPDQFPTSMRPQAHDIIRTWAFYTIVKALYNNADIPWKDIVISGHVLDPKGNKMSKSKGNVVDPRIILEKYGADALRFWTASSKLGDDIPFQEKDVQTGKKTVTKLANASNFVLMHLEDYDGTHPEQILVMDKWLLSKAQKTIRAATESFEKYEYVRCKMETEKLFWTYFCDNYLEICKDRIYNPDRRGVEERKSAQYALSKTLLTILKLFAPIMPHITESVYQKAFAKQEGCVSIHVSNWPKVDENLIDLEAEHAGDAAIAIISAVRKFKSEQKVSLKTPVQTLSIHCDDLMQQHIESVMDDLKAVTGAQNVVFGNGEIDTGF from the coding sequence TAGATACACCCCCACCCACACTTTCTGGACGCATGCACATAGGCCATGCGAGTTCTTATTCTCAACAAGATTTCATAGCACGTTACAAGCGCATGAGCGGCAAAAATGTCTGCTACCCTTTTGGTACTGATGATAATGGCCTTCCTACCGAGAGACTTGTTGAAAAAGAAAAAAAAGTGCGATCAACAAAAATGGATCGCCAAGAATTCATTGCACTGTGCAACCAAACCATACAAGAACTCAAACCCTCATTTATACAAGATTGGATTTCTATCGGCATGAGTTGCGATTTTGAACACAGCTACTCCACCATAGACCCTCATTGCATAACAACATCCCAAGCAAGTTTTATTGATCTCTTTGAAAAAGGACTTGTGTTCCAAGAAGACTCGCCTATTTCCTGGTGTCCAACGTGCCAGACCGCAATTGCTCAAGCAGAATTTGAAAGCGTCGATAAGAAATCACACTTTAATGATCTCATCTTCACCGTAGGCGGAAAAGAACTCGTCGTGGCAACAACTCGTCCAGAACTTCTTCCAAGCTGCGTTGCTATTTTCGTTCACCCAGATGATGAGAGATATACAGAATTCATAGGAAAGCATGCAAAAGTGCCTCTCTACTCCTTTGAAGTACCCATTCTCGCCGACGAAAAAGCAGATCCCCAAAAAGGAACGGGCGCAGTTATGTGTTGCACCTTTGGCGATCAAACAGACGTGGAGTGGTGGCGAAAACACAACCTACCCCTCAAAGTTTCCATCAATCGCGACGGAACAATGAATGACAATGCAGGAAAATATGCAGGTCTTAAAATAAAAGATGCTCGTAAAGCAATAATTGAAGATCTCAAAGAAGCAGGACTTCTCCCACTGCAAAAAGAAATAGTCCACCCAGTAAACACACATGAGCGTTGTGGGACAGATCTGGAAATCCTTAAAACAAAGCAATGGTTTGTTCGCGTTCTTGATAAGAAACAAGAACTTCTTGATGCCGGTGATCGGATTAATTGGTACCCCTCACATATGAAAGTACGTTATAAGCACTGGGTTGAAAACCTTAACTGGGACTGGTGCATTTCACGTCAAAGACACTTTGGCGTTCCTTTCCCCGTATGGTACGAAAAAGATACGGGAAAGGTCATTGTCGCATCAAGAGATGAGCTTCCAGTAGATCCTCTTTCATCGAGGCCAAAGCACTACACAGGTACAAGCGAACTCGTTCCCGAAACTGATGTTATGGATACCTGGGCAACATCCTCAGTCACACCTCAAATCATCACCAATTGGGCTGACAAAGGAGGATATGACCTCACCCCAGATCAGTTTCCCACTTCAATGCGACCACAAGCGCATGACATCATTCGTACATGGGCTTTTTACACCATTGTTAAAGCACTCTACAACAACGCAGATATTCCTTGGAAGGACATCGTAATTTCAGGTCACGTTCTTGATCCAAAAGGAAATAAGATGAGTAAATCCAAAGGAAATGTTGTTGATCCTCGCATCATTCTTGAAAAATACGGAGCAGATGCTCTTCGTTTCTGGACAGCATCATCAAAACTTGGAGATGATATTCCTTTCCAGGAAAAAGATGTGCAAACAGGAAAGAAAACCGTTACCAAACTCGCAAATGCCTCAAACTTTGTACTCATGCATCTTGAGGATTATGATGGCACACATCCTGAACAAATTCTCGTCATGGACAAATGGCTCTTAAGTAAGGCACAAAAAACAATTCGGGCGGCAACAGAATCATTTGAAAAATACGAATACGTGCGTTGCAAGATGGAAACTGAAAAACTCTTCTGGACGTATTTTTGTGACAATTATCTTGAAATTTGTAAGGATCGTATTTACAATCCAGACAGAAGAGGTGTTGAAGAAAGAAAAAGTGCCCAATATGCGCTTTCTAAAACACTCCTTACTATTCTCAAACTCTTCGCACCCATCATGCCACACATCACGGAGAGCGTTTATCAAAAAGCATTTGCCAAACAAGAGGGATGTGTTTCAATCCACGTGAGCAACTGGCCAAAAGTTGATGAGAACCTCATAGATCTTGAAGCAGAACACGCAGGAGATGCAGCAATTGCAATTATCTCTGCGGTGCGTAAATTCAAATCAGAACAAAAAGTCTCGCTTAAAACTCCCGTGCAAACACTTAGCATTCATTGTGATGATCTTATGCAACAGCACATAGAAAGTGTTATGGATGATCTAAAAGCCGTAACCGGCGCGCAAAACGTTGTTTTTGGGAATGGAGAGATTGACACGGGCTTTGA